A single Methanolobus sp. ZRKC5 DNA region contains:
- a CDS encoding transcription initiation factor IIB has protein sequence MVEVERVRYSDTSEREKIRAMIKARKEKDKNVDVEKAKVQCPECGSRNLVQDYERAELVCSDCGLVVDAEFVDEGPEWRAFDHDQRMKRSRVGAPMTYTIHDKGLSTMIDWRNRDSYGKSISSKNRAQLYRLRKWQRRIRVSNATERNLAFALSELDRMASALGLPRTVRETAAVVYRKAVDKNLIRGRSIEGVAAAALYAACRQCSVPRTLDEIGEVSRVSRKEIGRTYRFISRELSLKLMPTSPIDYVPRFCSGLNLKGEVQSRGVEILRQASEKELTSGRGPTGVAAAAIYIASILCGERRTQREVADVAGVTEVTIRNRYKELAEELDIEIIL, from the coding sequence ATGGTCGAAGTTGAAAGGGTACGATATTCCGATACTTCCGAAAGGGAGAAGATACGTGCAATGATAAAGGCACGTAAAGAAAAAGATAAGAATGTGGATGTAGAAAAAGCAAAGGTCCAGTGCCCCGAATGTGGCAGCCGCAACCTTGTGCAGGACTACGAGAGAGCAGAACTTGTCTGTTCAGACTGTGGCCTTGTAGTTGACGCAGAGTTCGTTGACGAAGGACCTGAATGGCGTGCTTTTGATCATGACCAGAGAATGAAGCGTTCCCGTGTGGGCGCACCAATGACCTACACGATCCACGACAAAGGTCTTTCTACTATGATAGACTGGAGAAACCGTGACTCATACGGTAAATCCATTTCATCAAAGAATAGAGCTCAGTTGTACAGGCTAAGAAAATGGCAACGTAGGATAAGAGTAAGCAATGCTACGGAAAGGAACCTTGCATTCGCATTGTCCGAGCTGGATCGTATGGCATCAGCTCTTGGTCTGCCAAGAACTGTTCGTGAGACTGCCGCCGTAGTATACAGGAAAGCAGTTGACAAGAACCTCATTCGTGGAAGAAGCATTGAAGGTGTTGCAGCAGCAGCATTGTATGCAGCATGCCGCCAGTGCAGTGTCCCAAGGACACTTGACGAGATAGGAGAAGTATCAAGGGTAAGCAGGAAAGAGATCGGCAGAACATACCGCTTTATCTCAAGAGAACTTTCCCTCAAGCTCATGCCAACCTCACCAATAGACTATGTCCCGAGATTCTGTTCAGGACTTAACCTTAAAGGTGAAGTGCAGTCAAGAGGTGTGGAAATCCTGAGGCAGGCTTCCGAGAAGGAACTTACCAGCGGACGTGGTCCAACTGGTGTAGCTGCAGCAGCTATCTATATTGCATCCATTCTTTGTGGCGAGCGCCGCACACAACGTGAGGTAGCTGATGTTGCAGGTGTGACAGAAGTCACCATCCGTAACAGGTACAAAGAACTTGCAGAAGAGCTTGACATTGAGATCATACTCTAA
- a CDS encoding LysE family transporter, which yields MLELLEMLTIGFVVGMTGALVPGPMLFATIDTSLKKGWKAGPEIFIGHAILEFLVCILIIYGITAVSDNTIIAISIIGGATLVVFGILTMRNAKGAASSMHEHGTTNSNPVLAGIITSASNPYFWLWWLAAGSALVLRGLEISLLAAAMFVIGHWFADLGYFTVVSTSFSKGKKLMSPKVYERVLMSCGLFLVLFGSWFIIGT from the coding sequence ATGTTAGAACTTCTGGAGATGCTGACAATCGGATTTGTCGTGGGTATGACAGGTGCGCTTGTGCCCGGACCAATGCTTTTCGCAACAATAGATACATCCCTGAAAAAAGGATGGAAAGCAGGCCCTGAGATCTTCATCGGCCATGCAATCCTGGAATTTCTGGTCTGCATACTGATAATATATGGCATCACAGCAGTAAGTGACAATACGATCATAGCAATATCCATAATTGGAGGAGCCACCCTTGTTGTATTCGGCATCCTGACAATGAGGAATGCAAAGGGCGCAGCAAGCTCAATGCATGAACATGGAACTACGAACTCAAATCCAGTGCTTGCAGGAATAATTACATCTGCCTCAAATCCGTATTTCTGGTTGTGGTGGCTGGCTGCAGGGAGCGCACTTGTGCTGCGCGGGCTTGAGATTAGTCTGCTTGCAGCTGCAATGTTTGTGATAGGACACTGGTTCGCAGACCTTGGCTATTTTACTGTTGTTTCCACATCATTCAGTAAAGGAAAGAAACTCATGTCCCCAAAGGTTTATGAGAGGGTACTGATGTCATGTGGACTGTTTCTTGTCCTGTTTGGGTCATGGTTTATCATAGGTACGTGA
- a CDS encoding class I SAM-dependent methyltransferase family protein, with the protein MKKSCIKVLKREGEPLRRALLEMDLLDNSARIISEGEHLYLPLTEEPQESQLMNLAGEFELTEHEFEEQKGQLRFEDLLDDIPHFELVGDIALIEDDVSEPEKVADAIMKVKKNVKTVLAAMSPVEGEFRTRRFKVVAGEDRTSTTHKEYGCKYYIDLERAYFTPRLATERSRILAQISADQTVADMFAGVGPYSIMIAKKSQDIRVIAIDKNPDAVEFLRRNVELNSTSNVEAIEGDANLEAQKFAGLADHVIMNLPHNANEFLDAAVKLCAPNATIHYYDITPEDDLFDSSLKLIEEAAKKAGRTSELVDSRVVRSYAPHQLNVCIEVRVI; encoded by the coding sequence ATGAAAAAAAGTTGCATCAAGGTTTTGAAGAGAGAGGGCGAACCATTACGTAGAGCACTGCTGGAAATGGACCTGCTGGATAATTCTGCACGCATTATTTCAGAAGGAGAACATCTGTACCTACCTCTGACAGAAGAGCCGCAGGAAAGCCAGTTAATGAACCTGGCCGGAGAGTTCGAACTTACAGAGCACGAGTTTGAGGAACAGAAAGGGCAACTCAGATTTGAAGATCTCCTTGATGACATACCGCATTTTGAACTAGTCGGAGATATCGCACTCATAGAAGATGATGTATCAGAGCCTGAAAAGGTAGCTGATGCCATCATGAAAGTGAAGAAGAATGTTAAGACAGTACTTGCTGCCATGAGTCCTGTTGAGGGAGAGTTCAGAACCCGCAGGTTCAAGGTAGTTGCAGGAGAGGACAGGACCTCTACCACACACAAGGAATACGGTTGCAAATACTACATCGATCTTGAAAGGGCATACTTCACACCCCGTCTGGCAACTGAGCGCTCACGCATCCTCGCACAGATCAGTGCAGATCAGACCGTAGCAGACATGTTCGCAGGTGTTGGCCCATACAGCATCATGATAGCGAAAAAAAGCCAGGACATCCGAGTGATCGCCATAGACAAGAACCCTGATGCTGTGGAATTCCTGCGCCGCAACGTAGAACTCAACTCCACCAGCAATGTGGAAGCAATAGAAGGCGATGCCAACCTCGAAGCGCAAAAGTTTGCCGGGCTGGCCGACCACGTCATCATGAACCTGCCCCACAACGCCAATGAGTTCCTTGACGCTGCCGTAAAACTGTGCGCTCCAAACGCCACCATCCACTATTATGATATCACCCCCGAGGACGACCTTTTCGATAGCTCCCTGAAACTCATCGAGGAGGCTGCAAAAAAAGCAGGTAGGACAAGCGAACTTGTTGATAGCAGGGTAGTCCGTTCCTATGCCCCTCACCAGTTAAATGTGTGTATTGAAGTAAGGGTAATTTAA